In Candidatus Eremiobacteraceae bacterium, the genomic stretch TCGGCGCGGCGCCGCGGACAAAGTTCATCGACGCGTTTCTCGACGCGACGGCAGTCGTCGCGAAGAAGAAGCCGATGGCGTCGTCTCATTCGTTCGTCGCGGACGTCGGTTACAAGCGCGTGCCGGGTTTCAGCCTGCCGAACTTCGTCGATGAGGTGCTATCGGGAGATCCGTTCAAGCCGTACGAAAGCTGACGGATCAGGTGCCCTTGTCGGCGCCGAAGTACTTGATATACTTGATGATGAAACGCGGCGAGGTCTGGAACGTCGCCGCGTCGCCGTAGACGACGTACAGCTCGCCGCCCGGCACCTTGCGGTGGTATGCGGCCGAGAGGTTCCACGCGTCGGCCGGTTGCCGTAAGTTGAAATGTTGCGGCGTCAACGCGACGAGCAGTGGCGAGAGGCCGATGATGCGCCGCGCGCCGAACGCGAACGACTGATCCGGCCCCGACTGGTACGAGTAATCGAGCCGATCGAGCCACTGCGTGGCGCGGTCGCCTGTGTCGACGAACTGCTGCGTGTCGTCAGCTTCGAGGGTCAGCGCGCCGCGCGTGCCCGTACGGACCGTCGCGCTCCGGAACCACGAATCGAGCTCGCCCGGTCCGAAACGGCCGCGGTTGAAGCCGATGAACGACGGCAGAAGGCCGTTGAGATTGTAGCCGATCTGAATCCCTTGCTGCGTCACCGGCGTGAAGACCGGAGGCAGCAGCAGGTACGACGATCCGGTAGAGACCTGGAGGTTGAACAATGTCCGCGTCGTGAGCGACGCGTTGACACCTTCGTTCGTCTGGTCGAGCGACCCCGTGTGGTCGTGGTAGCGGCTAACATCCCCGTTCAGATCGAATTCCGTGAATCGGTCGGTCGTGGCGAACTTGAACGGGTCGAAGAAGTTGACGTCGTAGCCGGCGATATCGGGGTGCTGAACGATTCCGTCGACCGGATCGAAGAAGGCACCGACCTTGCGGATCACGGCGCCGACAGCCGCACCCTTCGCGTCGAACCAGCCGGCGCCGGCCTCGTAGCGCTGGGCTTCGCCGCCCTCGACGACATTCGAGCCCGAGTCGTTTCCGTAGCGCGCGAAAACTTGGAAGTCGGTGAGGTTGTTCTCCGTGAACGTCATGCCGTCGGCTAAATCGTGCACGGGCCCTTTTTCGATGACGCCGGCGCCCGCGTCGACCTGGCTGCCTTGGAAATCGATCGCCGTCCGCTGGTTCGGTGAGACGTAATCGATGGCGTCACCGGTGTCCGTACGGCCGGTGATCTCGGTGTGGAGGGCTCCATAACTGAAGAGCCCGTGCTGCCCTTCGATTGCGTAGCCGTCGCGAGGCGTCGGGATATTCGGGGTGTAGAACTCGACGATGCCGGGGCAGCTCTCGCAAATGCCCTGCGGATAGCTATAGACGTTCGCGCCCTGCGTGAAGAACGGACGCACGTCGTTGAAGATGCGCTGGAATGCGGTCGGTGCGATCGTCTGCTGGTCGACCTCGACGTTCGAGTAGTCCGGATGCAGGGTTGCGACGAACGACGTGCCGGTGACGATCGGGATCGAGATGTCCGCGCCCACACGCGACGTGTCGCCGCCGTTCGACTTCGGCGCGAGCTCACCGAGGCCGTAGACGCCGACGCGCGACTTGCCGCGCTGCGCGGACAGACGCGGCAGTCCGCTGAGCGATCCCGAATACGTGACGTCGTTGAAGTTCTGTTGCGACGCGCCCCAGCTCCAGACGAGGACGTCGTTCGTCACCGCGAGGTAGCGGATGAACTGGACGCGCCAACTGCCCGAGCCGGTGCCGTGCATGACGGAGAGCGGGATCTTCTCGGTGATGATGTACCCGCCGTCGACGATACGCCCGACCGTCCACCACTCCGGCTCGAACGAGTTGTTCTCGGTCGAGAACTGGTAGTGCGTGCCGATCGGCGTCGACGTGAACTTGTAACGGAAACCGCTCGTGCCGTTCGGCCACAGATCGACCTGGACTTCGTCGTCGGTGTCGAGACCGACGCCATTCGTATGCTCGGTCGCTCGGATCGGCGTGCTCTGGCGCGCATCGATGCCGACGTAGAGGAACGGCCCGTCCGTGATGAGATACAGCGTCGTCGCTTGCGTCGCCGTGGCGTGGTAGCGTAGGTCGTAGCCGAGGTGGGCGACGGCGGCCGATTTCCACACCGGGCTATCGAGCGTTCCGTCGATCGGCGGCGCCGTCGTCGTCGACGGAATCGTTATAGAGTCGAGATGAAGCGTTTCGACGGCAGCGGCGGCCGGAGCCGGGGCGATCGCGAAGCAAATGGTCGCGATGAGGCAGACGGACGAGAGCGCTGTTCCGAGGCGGTGCACGATCGACTCCTCAAAACCGGATACGCCCGGGCTTGTCACTACAACTAATTCACTAGTTGCATTTTCAGGCAAGCGCTTTCCTGGTCCTGCCCCCGATCCTCGAATCGAGTTTGACCGCGCGAGACGTTGGGGAAACGGCACATGAGGTAACCATTGATGCCACCGGGTGAGTAAGCGAGGCGTCGGGACTAGTCGGTCCCGGCGCCTCTTGTCATTTTCGGAAAGTCTGCGGCCCTAGCGCAGTGAACGCAACGCTTCGAGCGCTTCGGGCAGACAGAACTGTTCGCCGACGTACGACGAGACGAAACGGCCGCCGCGGATGACGCCCTGGAGTTCCATTCGGCGAAGCTCGACGAGAAGGTCGCGCCAGGGCGGCGCGAGTGATTCGCGCAGGACGATATCGCGGAAGACGACGCCCCAGCGTGCGAGCAGCTGGCGGGCGAACGCAGTAACGTCGCGGCTCGCGCTCTCCTGCTCGAGGAGCGCCCAGCGGCCGGGAGCATTGCGCGGACGGCCGCGTTCTCGGCGGCTCGTCGCCAACCGTCGTCGCGGATCGACCAGCGCTCGCAAGTTATCGAAGCCATCCGCGGTGACGATCCCCGCCGCGACGAGTTCCCAGAGACCGTCCTCGACCTCGCTCCGCAGGCGCCCAGTTGCGCGCACGATGTCTATGAAGAATGAAGCTCCACGGCGCTCGATCGCGGCACGCACGTCGCGCGCGCTCCCCGACAAGGCCGCGCCGTCGCGATGCGGTGCGCCGAACAACCAGCCCGCATCTTCGCGCGCGAAGATCGCGACGGGAGCGACGCGCGTCGGGCGGACACGACGCCGTCTCGGGCCGGCGTCCGCCTCGAACGCGGGATGCGGCGACAAGCGCCCCCATGCGACCTCGCCCGACATGCACAGCTTGTCGAGATACTCCCGACGATAACGCGCGACTCGCCTCGGCAAGACCTCTGTCTCCCAGGCGACGGCAGGGAACTCGAGCCCTTGCAGCTGCTTGATCACTTGAAGCGTCCCTGCGACACCGTGAAGTTGCGTGCCCGGCGCGAGATGCTGCCAGACGTCGATGAAGCGTTCGTGCACCGCAACGCTGACGGGTTCGATCTCGCGTCGCAGCGTCGCGAGCATCGCACGATGGATGCGGGCGAGGACGCGCCGATTGCACCACTCGTCCTTCGTCTCGAGGCCGGGTGTGAACGAACCGCGGAAAACCTGGCCGTGCATCTCGAGCCTGGCGAACGAGTCCTCGATCGCATGAGCCGAAAGCGCGAGCCGATCGGCGAGCGCGGCGGCCGTCGTCGGTCCCGTCGATTCCATCCAGCCTCTGACGACCTGATCCACCGCGTCGGCGTCGCCGGCTCGCGCACCCTCGGCAACGGCGCGCTTTTCGGTGGCGATCCAAAACCAGCGGTCATCGACCGTCGCCTCGGACGCGCGGCCGGCCGCCTCGAGCTGTGCGAACCAGTCGCGCCACTGCGGCTGTGGGGGCAGTACGACGAGCGTCAAGAGCGCGTCGTGGAGCTCGTCGGCGTCGCGGACGGTCGGCCATACCTGATCGGCGACGGCAGCGATGGCCGCGGCGTCGAGCACACCGACCCCGTCAGAGACGTCGATGCGCGTTGTGCTGCGCAGCTGGACCGCGCGAGCGCGACGCTCTTCGAGCGGCGCATCGTCCAAGAACGCGAAAGGATTCGCGTTGAGGATTTCGTGCGAGAACTTCGAGGGTTCCGCCGTTTCGACCGCGATCGTCGCGATCGAACCGTCGGCGATACCGAGCAGCACGGTCTTGAGCCCGTCGAGATCCATCGCCTCGTGTAGGCAATCGTCGACGGTCTCGTTGACGAGCGGGTGATCCGGGATGCGCACTTCCTCTCCGCCGAGGTTCTCCGGACACGCGGCGCGATCGGGGAATACAGCGGCGAGGAGATCGTCCGCACGCATACGCTGGATGTTCGCCGGTACGCGCCGGCCACCGAGAAATCGTTGCAGCGCCAGGAAGCGCTGACCGTTCCAGCGCCAGCGCGCCGCGAACATCGGCGATGGGAGCATCGCCTGCGTCAGGACGTCTTCGACCGTTCCGGCTTTCAAGAACCCGAAGATCGTCGCGAGCGGGAACGCGTGCTGCTCGCTCAGCGAGATGACGATGCCGTTGTCGGTGGCGGCGGCTTGAAGCTCGAGGTTGAACGTCCGGCAGAAGCGTTTGCGAAGGGCGAGACCCCATGCCCGGTTGATGCGTGCTCCGAACGGAGCGTGGACGACGAGCTGCATGCCGCCCGCCTCATCGAAGTATCGCTCGGCGATGACGCGCGCGCACGTCGGCACGGCGCCGAGGATCGCGCGACCATCGTCGATGTAGGCGACGGCTTGTTCGGCGCCGAGGCGGTCAAGACCGCATTCGCGCTGCAGATACTCCGCCGCCGGCGCGGCGCCTTCGTCGTCGATGATCTGCGCGATCCGTTCGCGCAATCGCCCGACCTCTTGAGACAACTCGAGCGTGCGTGCGGGCGCCTCGCCGTTCCAAAACGGTATCGATGGGGGTGCGCCGTGGGCGTCGAAGACGCGGACGCGGCCCTGCTCAACGCGTCTGATCCTCCACGACTGCATGCCGAGAAGGAAGATGTCACCGGCCATGCTTTCGATCGCGAAATCTTCGTCGACGGTGCCGATCTGCGTTTCATCGGGATCCGCTACGACCGAGTACGTCGTGGTATCGGCGATCGCGCCGCCCGACGTGATCGCGGCAAGCCGCGCGCCTCGCCGGCCGCGGACGCGGCCGTTGACGCGATCTCGGTGGAGCAGCGCGCTCGCTCGGCCTCGCGATGTCGAGATCCCGTCGGCGAGCACGCCGACGACGTCGTCGAAGTCCTTGCGCCTCAACGTTTCGTACGCGGACGTCGAGCGCACGAGCTGGAACAACGCGTCCTCATCCCAATCCTGAGCGGCGCACTCCGCGACCAGTTGTTGAGCGAGGATGTCGAGAGCGTTGCGCGAGGGCTCGAGCGTGTCCATCGCGCCCGTGCGGATCGCCTTGACGACGGCAGCGCTCTCGAGGAGCTCGTCGCGCGTCGATGCGATGAGGATCCCCTTCGGTCGCGCCCCGACCCAGTGGCCGGAGCGGCCGATGCGCTGCAGAGCCACCGCGATCGATCTCGCCGAGCCGATCTGGATGACGAGGTCGACCGAGCCGATGTCGATGCCGAGCTCGAGCGAAGCGGTCGCGACGACGGCACGCAGCTCGCCCCGCTTCAGGCGCTGCTCGGTATCGAGCCGGAGATGCCGAGCGAGGCTGCCGTGATGCGGCATGACCGCGCCTTCGCCGAGCCGCTGCGTGAGATGATGCGAGACGCGCTCGGCGAGTCGCCGCGTGCTGACGAATACGAGCGTCGTCCGGTGCTCTTTGACGTGCGCGGCAAGGCGGTCGTAGATATCGGACCACGCTTCGTTGCTCGCGATCGGTCCGAGCTCGTCTTGCGGCACCTCGACTGCGAGGTCCATCTCGCGGCGGTGACCGATGTTGACGATGGCGGCCTCGGAGCTCAAGAAGCGCGCGACCTCGTCCACGGGCTTGACCGTTGCCGACAGGCCGATACGCTGCGGGCGCTTTCCGGTCGTCGCTTCCACGAGCCGGTCGAGCCGTGCGAGCGATAGCGCGAGGTGGGGCCCGCGCTTGTTCGCGATGAGCGCATGTATCTCGTCGACGATGACGGTCGAAACCGTGCGGAAGATCTCGCGCGATCGCGCCGCCGTCAAGAGGATGAAGAGCGACTCGGGCGTCGTGACGAGTATGTGAGGCGGGGTGCCGACCATGCGCGCGCGGTCCTTCACCGGCGTATCGCCGGTCCGCAGCGCGACCGTGATAGGCGCAAGCGGCACGCCGCGCGCGCTCGCGAGCGATCGTATCTCGGCGAGCGGCTGCTGAAGGTTCGCGTGGACGTCGTTGACGAGTGCCTTGAGCGGCGACACGTAGAGCACGTGCGTCTGATCGGTCAGACCGTTGCGCGCCTCACGGAGCAGCCGGTCGATCGCGACCATGAAGGCGGCGAGCGTCTTGCCGGAACCCGTCGGCGCGGAGATGAGGATGTCGCGTCCGGCGTTGATGTGCGGCCAGCCGCCGACCTGCGGCGCCGTCGGCGCGCCGAACCGTCCGTTGAACCATTCTTCGATGAGCGGATCGAACGAGACTTCGGACCGGGTGGCGGGTTCGAGGAGCATCCCAAGTATTTCGATACCGAGCGACGCGTCCCCGCGACGGGCGATGATCGTTCTCGAAAAAGAAGCGGCCGATGCGAGCCGCGCGACGACGAAAAACGGAGTGGTGTTGCCACTCCGTTTCCCGCCTTGAGGAGGTCTTTATAGTATATCTATCGGTTACATCTTACCCGAACAACACGGTAGTTTTGATGAGAATTCGGCATGATTTGCCGCACGGTTTCACCGCTTTTTCATGCGGTTTTCTTCGTCCACCCGCCGACGATCGCGCCGATGATCGCAAAACCGACGACCACGTAGCCCGAGTTGATGAGCCAAAGCATGAGCGGGGTGTGCGCGTAGAGCGCCGTGTTCAAGGTCTGCGTCGCGTAGAGCGCGATGCCCATGAAGAGCGCGAAACTGACGCCCTGCGAAACGCTCAGATCCTCCGGCCGGCGTGACAGCGCGATCGCCGTCGCGTACGACAAGACGAGGCCGAGCACGAACGACTCGATGTAGAGCGCAGGACTGGCAGGCGCCATCGCGCCGCCCATGAGCGACGTCCACAATGAAGTGAAGAGCAATCCGTACCATAGGTA encodes the following:
- a CDS encoding DEAD/DEAH box helicase, which gives rise to MLLEPATRSEVSFDPLIEEWFNGRFGAPTAPQVGGWPHINAGRDILISAPTGSGKTLAAFMVAIDRLLREARNGLTDQTHVLYVSPLKALVNDVHANLQQPLAEIRSLASARGVPLAPITVALRTGDTPVKDRARMVGTPPHILVTTPESLFILLTAARSREIFRTVSTVIVDEIHALIANKRGPHLALSLARLDRLVEATTGKRPQRIGLSATVKPVDEVARFLSSEAAIVNIGHRREMDLAVEVPQDELGPIASNEAWSDIYDRLAAHVKEHRTTLVFVSTRRLAERVSHHLTQRLGEGAVMPHHGSLARHLRLDTEQRLKRGELRAVVATASLELGIDIGSVDLVIQIGSARSIAVALQRIGRSGHWVGARPKGILIASTRDELLESAAVVKAIRTGAMDTLEPSRNALDILAQQLVAECAAQDWDEDALFQLVRSTSAYETLRRKDFDDVVGVLADGISTSRGRASALLHRDRVNGRVRGRRGARLAAITSGGAIADTTTYSVVADPDETQIGTVDEDFAIESMAGDIFLLGMQSWRIRRVEQGRVRVFDAHGAPPSIPFWNGEAPARTLELSQEVGRLRERIAQIIDDEGAAPAAEYLQRECGLDRLGAEQAVAYIDDGRAILGAVPTCARVIAERYFDEAGGMQLVVHAPFGARINRAWGLALRKRFCRTFNLELQAAATDNGIVISLSEQHAFPLATIFGFLKAGTVEDVLTQAMLPSPMFAARWRWNGQRFLALQRFLGGRRVPANIQRMRADDLLAAVFPDRAACPENLGGEEVRIPDHPLVNETVDDCLHEAMDLDGLKTVLLGIADGSIATIAVETAEPSKFSHEILNANPFAFLDDAPLEERRARAVQLRSTTRIDVSDGVGVLDAAAIAAVADQVWPTVRDADELHDALLTLVVLPPQPQWRDWFAQLEAAGRASEATVDDRWFWIATEKRAVAEGARAGDADAVDQVVRGWMESTGPTTAAALADRLALSAHAIEDSFARLEMHGQVFRGSFTPGLETKDEWCNRRVLARIHRAMLATLRREIEPVSVAVHERFIDVWQHLAPGTQLHGVAGTLQVIKQLQGLEFPAVAWETEVLPRRVARYRREYLDKLCMSGEVAWGRLSPHPAFEADAGPRRRRVRPTRVAPVAIFAREDAGWLFGAPHRDGAALSGSARDVRAAIERRGASFFIDIVRATGRLRSEVEDGLWELVAAGIVTADGFDNLRALVDPRRRLATSRRERGRPRNAPGRWALLEQESASRDVTAFARQLLARWGVVFRDIVLRESLAPPWRDLLVELRRMELQGVIRGGRFVSSYVGEQFCLPEALEALRSLR
- a CDS encoding DUF1761 domain-containing protein — its product is MPDRVNHFAVWVAAIVYFLFGYLWYGLLFTSLWTSLMGGAMAPASPALYIESFVLGLVLSYATAIALSRRPEDLSVSQGVSFALFMGIALYATQTLNTALYAHTPLMLWLINSGYVVVGFAIIGAIVGGWTKKTA